A window of Jatrophihabitans sp. contains these coding sequences:
- a CDS encoding AMP-binding protein — MRALVRSDSFIDRLAGFGQAPALLSGEEIVSYADLDLLVDETLDRLGDQRRLLLLHGSNTLGSVVTYLAALRGGHPVILVDAARGEQVSEILTRFDPDLVVGPDGWQERRLTSRHDPHPELRLLLSTSGSTGSPKLVRLSATNLQSNAAAIADYLGLTPEDRAMTSLPLAYSYGLSVLHSHLEVGASVVLTERSVIEPELWSLARSHSVTSFAAVPHTFALLNRTSERWYDVPSLRYVTCAGGRLDPAEVRRLAGLGERHGWQLYVMYGQTEATARMAYLHPSQAGAHPDCIGRPVPGGALRVDQPDADGVGELAYSGPNVMMGYAEDVGDLAGEPALTELRTGDLGRQRADGLFQVVGRTSRFAKLLGHRIDLDRLQSALTAFDPTLVCLSDDQRLLVAVTTADPLLVRDAAARLTCLPPGLVSVRRYPALPLLPNGKPDLAALRHLDVLTNPGDLDSADSVGIDLETAYLEGAELEGGDPEAADLVGGELVGADPEAADLMGAVRAAFAEVLGYDRVDPDASFVELGGDSLSFVEMAFRLEKLLGRLPLSWPQLSIRELAGAGGQNLATTTAAVQPPAQPGPAGARPWRRRWVADLDTGLVLRAVAIVMVVLVHLKVTTVHGGAHLLLGVAGYTFARFPLAAIRDSDRIDGLLRSLARLAVPSVLYIGLVAAVDDSYGWTNVVLLNHVLGPPNWTQAWNFWFVEALVGILAVLAILLAVPAVRRLERRHRALLPAVLLALGLLLCADLFGAGATTLQVSRPHLVFWIFALGWLIQVSTGLIGRLLMSGLVLITLHGYFPDNPVRDLAVQAGLLLLIWLPSLPAPRLLAPLLSRLASASLWIYLTHWVVWPPLLDAGVPRAVVVLACLIAGVAANIGVNRLEQAITRLARDGHSRADHSRADHSEGAPPKPVSLPSGSR, encoded by the coding sequence GTGCGAGCGTTGGTTCGGAGCGACAGCTTCATCGACCGGTTGGCCGGCTTCGGGCAGGCGCCAGCTCTGCTGAGTGGCGAAGAGATCGTGTCCTATGCCGACCTCGACCTTCTCGTCGATGAGACCTTGGACCGGCTCGGTGACCAGCGGCGGCTGTTGCTGCTGCACGGGAGCAACACGCTCGGCTCCGTGGTGACCTACCTCGCGGCCCTGCGGGGCGGTCACCCGGTGATCCTGGTCGACGCCGCTCGCGGCGAGCAGGTGTCCGAGATCCTCACCCGCTTCGACCCCGATCTGGTGGTGGGGCCGGACGGTTGGCAGGAACGGCGGCTGACCAGCCGTCACGACCCGCATCCCGAGCTGCGGTTGCTGCTGTCGACGTCAGGCTCGACCGGCTCGCCCAAGCTGGTCCGGCTGTCCGCGACCAACCTGCAGAGCAATGCCGCCGCCATCGCCGACTACCTCGGCCTGACGCCCGAGGACCGGGCGATGACCAGCCTGCCGCTGGCCTACAGCTACGGGCTGTCCGTGCTGCACAGCCATCTCGAGGTCGGGGCGAGTGTCGTGCTGACCGAGCGCTCGGTCATCGAACCCGAGCTGTGGTCGCTGGCCCGATCCCACTCGGTGACCTCCTTCGCCGCGGTCCCGCACACCTTCGCGTTGCTCAACCGGACCTCCGAGCGCTGGTACGACGTCCCGAGCCTGCGTTACGTGACGTGCGCCGGCGGGCGGCTGGACCCGGCCGAGGTCCGCCGGCTCGCCGGCCTCGGCGAGCGGCACGGCTGGCAGCTCTACGTGATGTACGGCCAGACCGAGGCCACCGCCCGGATGGCCTACCTGCACCCGTCGCAGGCCGGTGCGCACCCGGACTGCATCGGCCGCCCGGTCCCCGGTGGCGCGCTCCGGGTCGACCAACCGGACGCTGACGGGGTCGGCGAGCTCGCCTATTCGGGACCGAACGTGATGATGGGCTACGCCGAGGACGTCGGCGACCTGGCCGGAGAGCCGGCGCTGACCGAGCTGCGCACCGGCGACCTCGGCCGGCAACGGGCGGACGGGCTGTTCCAGGTGGTGGGCCGGACCAGCCGGTTCGCGAAGCTGCTCGGCCACCGGATCGATCTGGACCGGCTCCAGTCGGCGCTCACCGCCTTCGACCCGACCCTGGTCTGCCTGAGTGATGACCAGCGGCTGCTGGTCGCGGTGACCACCGCCGACCCGCTGCTGGTGCGCGACGCCGCCGCCCGGCTGACCTGCCTGCCCCCGGGCCTGGTGTCGGTTCGCCGCTACCCCGCGCTGCCGCTGCTGCCCAACGGCAAGCCCGACCTCGCCGCGCTCCGTCACCTCGACGTGCTCACGAACCCGGGCGACCTGGACAGCGCTGACTCGGTAGGTATCGATCTGGAGACCGCCTATCTGGAAGGCGCCGAGCTGGAAGGCGGTGACCCGGAGGCCGCCGACCTGGTGGGCGGCGAGCTGGTGGGCGCCGACCCGGAGGCCGCCGACCTGATGGGTGCGGTCCGGGCCGCCTTCGCCGAGGTGCTGGGCTATGACCGGGTCGACCCCGACGCCAGCTTCGTCGAGCTGGGTGGGGATTCGCTGAGCTTCGTCGAGATGGCGTTCCGGCTTGAAAAGCTGCTGGGGCGGCTGCCGCTCAGCTGGCCGCAGTTGAGCATCCGCGAACTGGCCGGCGCCGGCGGCCAGAATCTGGCGACTACCACCGCTGCCGTCCAGCCACCGGCGCAGCCCGGCCCCGCCGGTGCCCGCCCCTGGCGACGGCGGTGGGTGGCCGACTTGGACACCGGCTTGGTGCTGCGCGCGGTGGCGATCGTGATGGTGGTCCTGGTGCACCTGAAGGTCACCACGGTCCACGGCGGAGCGCACCTGCTGCTCGGGGTGGCCGGCTACACCTTCGCCCGCTTCCCGCTGGCGGCCATCCGGGACAGCGACCGGATCGACGGGCTGCTGCGCTCCCTGGCGCGGCTCGCAGTGCCGAGCGTGCTCTACATCGGGCTGGTGGCGGCAGTCGATGACAGCTATGGCTGGACCAACGTCGTGCTGCTCAACCACGTCCTCGGTCCGCCGAACTGGACCCAGGCCTGGAACTTCTGGTTCGTCGAGGCGCTGGTGGGCATCCTGGCAGTGCTGGCGATCCTGCTGGCGGTGCCGGCCGTTCGGCGGCTCGAACGCCGGCATCGGGCACTGCTGCCGGCCGTGCTACTGGCACTCGGTTTGCTGCTCTGCGCCGACCTTTTCGGCGCGGGGGCCACCACCCTGCAAGTCAGCCGACCACACCTGGTGTTCTGGATCTTCGCGCTCGGCTGGCTCATTCAGGTCAGCACCGGGCTCATCGGGCGGCTGCTGATGAGCGGGTTGGTGCTGATCACCCTGCACGGGTACTTCCCGGACAACCCGGTGCGGGATCTGGCCGTGCAGGCCGGGCTGCTGCTGCTCATCTGGCTGCCCTCGCTTCCGGCGCCCCGGCTGCTGGCGCCGCTGCTCAGCCGCCTCGCATCGGCCTCCCTGTGGATCTACCTGACGCACTGGGTGGTGTGGCCGCCGCTGCTCGACGCCGGAGTCCCCCGGGCCGTCGTCGTCCTGGCCTGCCTCATCGCCGGCGTGGCCGCGAACATCGGGGTGAACCGCCTGGAGCAGGCCATCACCCGGCTGGCCCGCGACGGTCACTCCCGCGCCGATCACTCCCGCGCCGATCACTCGGAAGGGGCGCCGCCGAAGCCGGTCTCGTTGCCGTCGGGGTCGCGGTAG
- a CDS encoding lysophospholipid acyltransferase family protein — protein MLYWFLKNVALGPWLRAIWRPYVEGAENVPETGGAILASNHLSFCDSFFMPLVVKRRVTFLAKAEYFTTPGIKGRLTGMFFAAAGQVPIDRDDADAARGALRTGVRILRKGELLGIYPEGTRSPDGRLYKGKTGVARMALEAGVPVIPVAMIDTHKMMPTGRKLPHLRPRPGVRFGKPLDFSRYEGLAGDRFVERSMTDEILYELMQLSGQEYVDTYASKVKLQTGANLGFGARKGISHPDAVGSTSHDRLPVERAG, from the coding sequence GTGCTGTACTGGTTCCTGAAGAACGTCGCGCTCGGTCCGTGGCTGAGGGCGATCTGGCGACCCTACGTCGAGGGCGCCGAGAACGTCCCGGAGACCGGCGGAGCGATCCTGGCCAGCAACCACCTGTCTTTCTGCGACTCGTTCTTCATGCCGCTGGTGGTCAAGCGGCGGGTCACCTTCCTGGCCAAGGCGGAGTACTTCACCACCCCCGGAATCAAGGGCCGGTTGACCGGGATGTTCTTCGCCGCGGCCGGCCAGGTGCCGATCGACCGCGACGACGCCGACGCGGCCCGGGGCGCGCTGCGGACCGGGGTCCGGATCCTGCGCAAGGGGGAGCTGCTCGGCATCTACCCCGAAGGCACCCGCTCACCCGACGGCCGGCTCTACAAGGGCAAGACCGGCGTGGCCCGGATGGCTCTGGAAGCGGGCGTGCCGGTGATCCCGGTGGCCATGATCGACACCCACAAGATGATGCCGACCGGGCGCAAGCTGCCGCACCTGCGGCCCAGGCCAGGAGTCCGGTTCGGCAAGCCGCTGGACTTCTCCCGCTATGAGGGGCTGGCCGGTGACCGGTTCGTCGAGCGGTCGATGACCGACGAGATCCTCTACGAGCTGATGCAGCTGTCGGGCCAGGAGTACGTCGACACCTACGCCAGCAAGGTGAAGCTGCAGACCGGCGCCAACCTGGGCTTCGGGGCTCGCAAGGGCATCTCCCACCCGGACGCCGTGGGCAGCACCTCCCATGACCGGCTGCCGGTCGAGCGAGCCGGCTGA
- a CDS encoding S9 family peptidase: protein MSEQPQRPTPPVAAIKPVERVHHGDTFLDDYEWLRDKTSPEVIGYLDAENAYTEASTARLEPLRKRIYDEIATRTQQTDLSVPSRKGGYWYYSRTVEGQQYSIHCRLPAVGDAPPVIDGGDGPSAEPVAPDGEQVLLDGNVIAADSGFFALGTAETSPDGNLLAYSVDLTGDERFTLRIKDLRTGEDLPDSVTGVFYSSAWSADASAVFYLTVDDSWRPNQVWRHIVGTDAAEDVVVFTEDDERFWVGIELSRNERAIQIMVSSKLTTEVWLLDAHAPQSEPVIVAPRVEGVEYLVEHAGDQLLITHNTHEPNFELSTVALDDPGAANWRTLIPGSADRRLLGVEAFAGHAMLYLRSDGLTNLAVLRRQGGGFGQPEPIAFEESLYTVAPGANLDWDATSYRLVYRSMVTPDTVYDYDLPSGNLLLRKRQPVLGGVDLSAYRQLREWARAADGTMVPLSVVHRADTALDGDAPVVLYGYGAYEVSRDPSFSIPRLSLLDRGVVYVIAHVRGGGELGRHWYDQGKMLSKRNTFTDFIAAAEHLVSAGWTRPERIVALGGSAGGLLMGAVANMAPQAFGGIVAQVPFVDALTTILDPSLPLTVIEWEEWGNPLADPEVYAYMKSYTPYENVEAKDYPAILAITSLNDTRVLYVEPAKWIARLRAVSTGSAPILLKTEMEAGHGGRSGRYDAWHEISFTLAWQLDTLGVSWQLDSASVVSGLGVNVGE, encoded by the coding sequence GTGTCTGAGCAACCCCAGCGGCCGACGCCGCCAGTCGCAGCGATCAAGCCGGTCGAGCGGGTGCACCACGGTGACACCTTCCTCGACGACTACGAGTGGCTGCGGGACAAGACCAGCCCGGAGGTGATCGGCTACCTCGATGCCGAGAACGCCTACACCGAGGCCAGCACCGCGCGGTTGGAGCCGTTGCGGAAACGGATCTATGACGAGATCGCCACCCGCACCCAGCAGACCGACCTCTCGGTTCCGTCCCGCAAGGGCGGCTACTGGTACTACAGCCGGACCGTCGAGGGCCAGCAGTACTCGATCCACTGCCGGCTGCCCGCGGTCGGCGACGCCCCGCCGGTGATCGACGGCGGCGACGGACCGTCGGCCGAGCCGGTGGCCCCGGACGGCGAGCAGGTGCTGCTGGACGGCAACGTCATCGCCGCCGACTCGGGTTTCTTCGCGCTGGGCACGGCGGAGACCTCACCGGACGGCAACCTGCTGGCCTATTCCGTGGACCTGACCGGCGACGAGCGTTTCACCCTGCGGATCAAGGACCTGCGCACCGGCGAGGACCTGCCCGACTCCGTCACCGGAGTCTTCTACTCCTCGGCCTGGTCCGCCGACGCCAGCGCGGTCTTCTACCTCACCGTCGATGACTCCTGGCGTCCGAACCAGGTCTGGCGGCACATCGTGGGCACCGACGCGGCCGAGGACGTGGTCGTTTTCACCGAGGACGACGAGCGATTCTGGGTCGGCATCGAGCTCAGCCGCAACGAGCGGGCGATCCAGATCATGGTGAGCAGCAAGCTCACCACCGAGGTGTGGCTGCTGGACGCGCACGCGCCGCAGTCCGAGCCGGTGATCGTCGCGCCGCGCGTGGAAGGCGTCGAGTACCTGGTCGAGCATGCCGGTGACCAGCTGCTGATCACCCACAACACCCACGAGCCCAACTTCGAGCTGAGCACGGTCGCGCTCGATGACCCGGGCGCGGCCAACTGGCGGACGCTGATCCCCGGCTCGGCCGACCGCCGGCTGCTCGGGGTGGAGGCCTTCGCCGGGCACGCGATGCTGTACCTGCGCAGTGACGGCCTGACCAACCTGGCCGTGCTGCGCCGGCAGGGCGGCGGCTTCGGCCAGCCGGAGCCGATCGCGTTCGAGGAGTCGCTGTACACCGTGGCGCCGGGAGCCAACCTGGACTGGGACGCCACCAGCTACCGGCTGGTCTACCGCTCGATGGTCACCCCTGACACGGTCTATGACTACGACCTGCCCTCGGGCAACCTGCTGCTGCGCAAACGCCAACCGGTGCTGGGCGGCGTCGACCTGAGCGCCTACCGGCAGCTTCGTGAGTGGGCGCGGGCAGCTGACGGCACCATGGTGCCGCTGTCGGTGGTCCACCGGGCCGACACCGCGCTGGACGGCGACGCCCCGGTGGTGCTCTACGGCTACGGCGCCTACGAGGTCTCGCGTGACCCGTCCTTCTCGATCCCCCGGCTGTCGCTGCTGGACCGGGGCGTGGTCTACGTCATCGCGCACGTGCGCGGCGGCGGCGAGCTGGGCCGGCACTGGTACGACCAGGGCAAGATGCTGTCCAAGCGCAACACCTTCACCGATTTCATCGCCGCCGCCGAGCACCTGGTCAGCGCCGGTTGGACCCGTCCGGAGCGGATCGTGGCGCTGGGCGGCAGCGCGGGCGGACTGCTGATGGGCGCGGTGGCGAACATGGCGCCGCAGGCCTTCGGCGGCATCGTCGCGCAGGTCCCGTTCGTCGACGCGCTGACCACGATCCTGGACCCGTCGCTGCCGTTGACCGTGATCGAGTGGGAGGAGTGGGGCAACCCGCTGGCCGACCCGGAGGTCTATGCCTACATGAAGTCCTACACGCCTTATGAGAACGTCGAGGCCAAGGACTACCCGGCGATCCTGGCGATCACCAGCCTCAATGACACCAGGGTGCTCTATGTCGAGCCGGCCAAGTGGATCGCCAGGCTGCGGGCGGTGTCGACCGGCTCGGCCCCGATCCTGCTCAAGACCGAGATGGAGGCCGGCCACGGCGGGCGCAGTGGCCGCTATGACGCCTGGCACGAGATCTCATTCACCCTGGCCTGGCAGCTGGACACCCTCGGCGTGAGCTGGCAGCTCGACAGCGCCAGCGTCGTCTCCGGTCTCGGTGTCAACGTCGGGGAGTAG
- a CDS encoding Fic family protein, with translation MFVPPHPRRVPAAIVDLETFLSRNDLPPLIHAAIAHAQFETIHPFSDGNGRTGRALVHSILRAKGLTRQVTVPVSAGLLADTNSYFAALTAYREGDPEPIVERLSNATFAAVNNGRTLVAELHAVRD, from the coding sequence TTGTTCGTCCCGCCCCACCCTCGGCGGGTGCCGGCCGCGATCGTCGACCTGGAGACGTTCCTCAGCCGCAATGACCTGCCACCGTTGATCCATGCCGCGATCGCCCATGCCCAGTTCGAAACCATCCATCCATTTTCGGATGGCAACGGCCGTACCGGCCGCGCGCTGGTCCACAGCATTCTTCGCGCGAAAGGACTGACCAGACAGGTCACGGTGCCGGTCTCCGCCGGACTGCTCGCTGACACCAACAGCTACTTTGCCGCGCTGACCGCCTATCGAGAGGGCGATCCGGAACCGATCGTGGAGCGGCTGTCCAACGCGACGTTCGCCGCGGTAAACAACGGTCGGACGCTGGTGGCCGAGCTACATGCGGTCCGCGACTGA
- a CDS encoding endonuclease/exonuclease/phosphatase family protein has protein sequence MTTLRLLSYNVRSMRDDVDALGRVMREIRPDVAIIQEAPRFLRWRSKCAALARRAGMVGVTGGRATGANLVLSSLAVQVIDRHELAFTADKHLHRRGCAIAVLKLAGSPFAVAGTHLDLIEAPRLRHLDELADFAERNLPDNAPLIVGGDVNAVPTSATWQRMQRFGTDAFAAVGSGDGFTYSTVAPVRRIDGVFADPRLRPVRAEVIDSADVRIASDHRPLVVEFLLPDVDTETGDDAGAVELPAHAEGVQLPGQGE, from the coding sequence GTGACCACCCTGCGGCTGCTGTCCTACAACGTCCGGTCGATGCGCGATGACGTCGACGCTTTGGGCCGAGTGATGCGCGAGATCCGCCCGGACGTGGCGATCATCCAGGAGGCCCCACGATTCCTGCGCTGGCGGTCCAAGTGCGCCGCGCTGGCCCGCCGAGCCGGCATGGTCGGCGTCACCGGCGGACGGGCCACCGGCGCCAACCTGGTGCTGTCCTCGCTCGCCGTCCAGGTCATCGATCGCCACGAGCTTGCCTTCACCGCCGACAAGCACCTGCACCGTCGCGGCTGCGCCATCGCCGTCCTGAAGCTGGCCGGCTCGCCGTTCGCGGTCGCCGGCACCCACCTGGACCTGATCGAGGCCCCCCGGCTGCGGCACCTGGACGAGCTGGCCGACTTCGCCGAACGCAACCTGCCCGACAACGCGCCGCTGATCGTCGGGGGCGACGTGAACGCGGTGCCGACCTCGGCGACCTGGCAGCGGATGCAGCGCTTCGGAACCGACGCCTTCGCCGCGGTCGGCTCCGGCGACGGCTTCACCTACTCGACCGTCGCCCCGGTCCGCCGGATCGACGGCGTGTTCGCAGACCCGCGGCTGCGGCCGGTCAGGGCCGAGGTGATCGACTCGGCCGACGTCAGGATCGCCTCGGATCACCGGCCGCTGGTGGTCGAGTTCCTACTCCCCGACGTTGACACCGAGACCGGAGACGACGCTGGCGCTGTCGAGCTGCCAGCTCACGCCGAGGGTGTCCAGCTGCCAGGCCAGGGTGAATGA
- a CDS encoding 6-phosphofructokinase, whose amino-acid sequence MRIGVLTGGGDCPGLNAVIRAAVRKGVGVFGYEFVGFRDGWKGPLEGLTMQLGISEVRGILPRGGTILGSSRTNPFKIDGGVGKIRENLHSFGVDALIAIGGEDTLGVATQLHEHGVNVVGVPKTIDNDLNATDYTFGFDTAVNIAMEAIDRLHTTAESHHRALIVEVMGRHAGWIALHAGLAGGANVILIPEQRFSIERVCAYVESRFESHYAPIIVIAEGAMPLEGEMRILEKEVDAFGHVRLGGIGDWLASEIESRTGKEARTTVLGHIQRGGTPTAFDRVLATRFGLHAIDAVHVGDWGKMVALSGTEIVRVPLAEATKTLKTVPSEFYSEAEVFFG is encoded by the coding sequence ATGCGCATCGGTGTACTTACCGGCGGGGGAGACTGCCCCGGGCTGAACGCCGTCATCCGCGCCGCGGTGCGCAAGGGCGTCGGGGTGTTCGGCTACGAGTTCGTCGGCTTCCGGGACGGCTGGAAGGGCCCGTTGGAGGGCCTGACCATGCAGCTGGGCATCAGCGAGGTCCGCGGCATCCTGCCTCGCGGCGGCACCATCCTGGGGTCCTCGCGGACCAACCCGTTCAAGATCGACGGCGGGGTGGGCAAGATCCGCGAGAACTTGCACAGCTTCGGCGTCGACGCCCTGATCGCGATCGGCGGCGAGGACACCCTGGGGGTGGCCACCCAGTTGCACGAGCACGGCGTGAACGTCGTGGGGGTGCCCAAGACCATCGACAACGACCTCAACGCCACCGACTACACCTTCGGCTTCGACACCGCGGTGAACATCGCGATGGAGGCCATCGACCGGCTGCACACCACCGCCGAGTCCCACCACCGGGCACTGATCGTGGAGGTGATGGGCCGGCACGCCGGCTGGATCGCCCTGCACGCCGGCCTGGCCGGCGGCGCCAACGTGATCCTGATCCCCGAGCAGCGGTTCTCGATCGAGCGGGTCTGCGCTTATGTGGAAAGCCGATTCGAGTCCCACTACGCGCCCATCATCGTGATCGCCGAGGGCGCGATGCCGCTGGAGGGCGAGATGCGCATCCTGGAGAAGGAGGTGGACGCCTTCGGCCACGTCCGGCTCGGCGGCATCGGCGACTGGCTGGCCTCGGAGATCGAGAGCCGCACCGGCAAGGAGGCCCGCACCACGGTGCTGGGCCACATCCAGCGCGGTGGCACGCCGACCGCCTTCGACCGGGTGCTGGCAACCCGGTTCGGCCTGCACGCCATCGACGCGGTGCACGTCGGTGACTGGGGCAAGATGGTGGCGCTCAGCGGAACCGAGATCGTCCGGGTGCCGCTGGCAGAAGCCACCAAGACCCTTAAAACGGTGCCCAGTGAGTTCTACTCCGAAGCCGAGGTGTTCTTCGGCTGA
- a CDS encoding alpha/beta fold hydrolase encodes MPILAGAEPFAVDGDGAAGRTGVLISHGFTGTPQSMRPWAEHLAAQGYSVRLPRLPGHGTTWQEMNGTTWIDWYTEIRRAYDELAERCDTVFACGLSMGGALVTRLAEDLADQPSSKLGGLVLVNVAYGTLRRDASLARYLAWAVRSRPGIGSDIKKAGMTELSYARVPLRAFVSMQAMWRLVTADLGKITVPILYFRSAEDHVVDALSGKLLHAGATSTTVREVSLPDSYHVATVDNDAELIFNGSVEFISQHVRTGVGD; translated from the coding sequence GTGCCGATCCTCGCAGGAGCCGAGCCGTTCGCGGTCGACGGCGACGGCGCCGCCGGCCGGACCGGGGTGCTGATCAGCCACGGTTTCACCGGCACGCCGCAGAGCATGCGGCCCTGGGCCGAGCACCTGGCGGCGCAGGGTTACTCGGTGCGGTTGCCGCGGCTGCCCGGGCACGGCACCACCTGGCAGGAGATGAACGGCACCACCTGGATCGACTGGTACACCGAGATCCGCCGCGCCTACGACGAGCTGGCCGAGCGTTGCGACACGGTGTTCGCCTGCGGGCTGTCGATGGGCGGCGCCCTGGTCACCCGGCTCGCCGAGGACCTTGCGGACCAGCCGTCGAGCAAGCTGGGCGGGCTGGTGCTGGTCAACGTCGCCTACGGCACCCTGCGCAGGGACGCCTCGCTGGCGCGCTACCTCGCCTGGGCGGTGCGTTCGCGCCCGGGCATCGGCAGCGACATCAAGAAGGCCGGGATGACCGAGCTGAGCTATGCCCGGGTGCCGCTGCGGGCCTTCGTCTCGATGCAGGCGATGTGGCGGCTGGTGACCGCCGACCTGGGAAAGATCACGGTGCCGATCCTGTACTTCCGCTCCGCCGAGGACCACGTGGTCGACGCGCTGTCGGGCAAGCTGCTGCACGCCGGCGCCACCTCCACCACCGTGCGCGAGGTCAGCCTGCCCGACAGCTACCACGTGGCCACCGTCGACAACGACGCCGAGCTGATCTTCAACGGCAGCGTCGAGTTCATCTCCCAGCACGTCCGCACCGGCGTCGGCGACTAG
- a CDS encoding polyadenylate-specific 3'-exoribonuclease AS, with amino-acid sequence MRYFYDCEFIEDGRTISLVSIGFVDENGREFYAVSTEFDPDRAIDWVRKHVLSQLPSPADPAWRSRARIRDDLLAYLSEPGEPIELWAWMASYDHVALAQLWGDMRALPRQIPRFTHELRQLWEAAGSPPLPVAGADVHDALADARHNLARWKLITGAVAADLAGDR; translated from the coding sequence GTGCGCTACTTCTACGACTGTGAGTTCATCGAGGACGGCCGGACCATCTCACTGGTCTCGATCGGCTTCGTCGATGAGAACGGCCGGGAGTTCTACGCGGTGTCGACCGAGTTCGACCCCGACCGGGCGATCGACTGGGTGCGCAAGCACGTGCTCAGCCAGCTGCCCTCACCCGCTGACCCGGCCTGGCGGTCCCGGGCGCGGATCCGCGATGACCTGCTGGCCTACCTGAGCGAGCCGGGCGAGCCGATCGAGCTGTGGGCCTGGATGGCCAGCTATGACCACGTCGCCCTTGCCCAGCTGTGGGGCGACATGCGCGCGCTGCCCCGCCAGATCCCGCGCTTCACCCACGAGCTGCGCCAGCTCTGGGAGGCCGCCGGCTCACCGCCGCTGCCGGTCGCGGGCGCCGACGTGCACGACGCGCTGGCCGACGCCCGGCACAACCTGGCCCGCTGGAAGCTGATCACCGGAGCCGTCGCCGCCGACCTCGCCGGCGATCGCTAA
- a CDS encoding cysteine desulfurase-like protein, translated as MSFDVAAVRAQFPSLAAGTAYFDGPGGSQTPQVVASAIHDTLVSSIANRGLVTRAERNADEVVHAMRAAMADLLGADPRGIVFGRSMTQLTFDVGRALAKTWSPGDEVVVSRLDHDANVRPWVIVAENAGATVRWIDFDPESTELRVEHVAEQLSERTRLVAVTGASNLIGTRPDLAAIAERVHGVGALLYVDGVHLAAHAGIDIAALGADFFVCSPYKFFGPHCGVLAASPDLLETLHPDKLLPATDDVPERFELGTLPYELMAGTTAVVDFIADLGRIAGVDSAGGGDRRERILASMRAAEEYEDALRRRIESALADFETVTLHSRARHRTPTLLLTFADRSVQDAYRFLAELDINAPADSFYAYEPARRLGLPDEGGLRIGLAPYNDDSDVDRLLDGLTKFTS; from the coding sequence ATGAGTTTCGATGTCGCGGCTGTCCGAGCCCAGTTCCCGTCCCTGGCCGCCGGCACGGCGTACTTCGACGGGCCGGGCGGCTCGCAGACGCCCCAAGTGGTCGCCAGCGCCATCCACGACACGCTGGTGTCCTCGATCGCCAACCGGGGCCTTGTCACCCGGGCCGAGCGCAACGCCGATGAGGTCGTGCATGCCATGCGGGCGGCGATGGCCGACCTGCTCGGCGCCGATCCGCGCGGCATCGTGTTCGGGCGCAGCATGACCCAGCTGACCTTCGACGTGGGGCGGGCGCTGGCCAAGACCTGGTCACCCGGTGACGAGGTGGTGGTCAGCCGGCTGGACCACGACGCCAACGTCCGCCCTTGGGTGATCGTGGCCGAGAACGCCGGCGCGACCGTGCGCTGGATCGACTTCGACCCCGAGTCCACCGAACTGCGCGTCGAGCACGTCGCCGAGCAACTGAGCGAGCGCACCCGGCTGGTCGCGGTGACCGGCGCCTCGAACCTGATCGGCACCCGTCCCGACCTGGCGGCGATCGCCGAGCGGGTGCACGGCGTCGGCGCGCTGCTCTACGTCGACGGGGTGCACCTGGCCGCGCACGCCGGCATCGACATCGCCGCGCTGGGCGCGGACTTCTTCGTCTGCTCGCCCTACAAGTTCTTCGGCCCGCACTGCGGGGTGCTGGCCGCGAGCCCGGACCTGCTGGAGACGCTGCACCCGGACAAGCTGCTGCCCGCGACCGACGACGTTCCCGAGCGCTTCGAGCTGGGCACCCTGCCCTACGAGCTGATGGCCGGCACCACCGCGGTGGTCGACTTCATCGCCGACCTGGGCCGCATCGCCGGCGTCGACTCCGCCGGTGGTGGTGACAGGCGCGAGCGCATCCTCGCCTCGATGCGCGCCGCCGAGGAGTACGAGGACGCGCTGCGGCGGCGCATCGAATCGGCCCTGGCCGACTTCGAGACCGTGACGCTGCACTCGCGCGCCCGGCACCGCACCCCGACGCTGCTGCTGACCTTCGCCGACCGCTCGGTGCAGGATGCTTACCGGTTCCTCGCCGAACTCGACATCAACGCCCCTGCCGACTCGTTCTACGCCTACGAGCCCGCCCGACGGCTGGGCCTGCCCGATGAGGGCGGGCTGCGGATCGGCCTGGCGCCCTACAACGACGACTCCGACGTCGACCGGCTGCTCGACGGGCTCACCAAGTTCACCAGCTAG
- a CDS encoding helix-turn-helix domain-containing protein, with translation MADLLLGQPIVDSPLVQHQLGITAPAALRAIEQLLEAGVLTKVSGRQRYRRYSAPEVLAALDAFAVRSGRRGGI, from the coding sequence GTGGCTGACCTGTTGCTCGGCCAGCCCATCGTGGATTCTCCCTTGGTGCAGCACCAACTCGGCATCACCGCTCCGGCCGCGTTGCGTGCGATCGAACAGCTCCTTGAGGCAGGCGTGCTGACGAAAGTCTCTGGCAGGCAGCGCTACCGCCGCTACAGCGCGCCGGAAGTGCTCGCGGCACTCGATGCGTTCGCGGTTCGCTCAGGCCGCCGCGGCGGCATCTGA